A single window of Cheilinus undulatus linkage group 12, ASM1832078v1, whole genome shotgun sequence DNA harbors:
- the rcc1l gene encoding RCC1-like G exchanging factor-like protein, protein MALPCVRLWTRHINLGLQVCGYATLSKAPRPQEKDSGGPVFQYVGQHKKPNHKVFVWGFSFTGALGIPSFVVPDSGRKKPRRYQLTPYRLETAEQISSAACGYGFTLISSSTKDVIKLWGMGLNKDSQLGFQRTQHSRHQSYDYVLEPSPVALPLVEPQQTRVVQVSCGRAHSLVLTDREGVFSMGNNAYGQCGRRIVEDEVYSGSHVIHKIDGFSSRVVQVVCGQDHSLFLTDTGKVFSCGWGADGQTGLGHQNVSSNPVEVGGDLAGVEVQQISTYGDCSLAVSRDGELFGWGNTEYLQLASVTETTQINSPRHLPLKGCGKVVQAACGGTQVAILNDRGEVFVWGYGILGKGPKLSESSTPEMIPPTLFGCSEFNPSVSVTRVRCGLNHFAAVTDRGELFVWGKNVRGCLGIGKRDDQYFPWRVTVPGQVVDVACGVDHMVALVKSLL, encoded by the exons ATGGCCCTTCCATGTGTGCGACTGTGGACTCGCCACATTAACCTAGGGCTTCAAGTCTGCGGTTATGCCACCCTCAGTAAAGCGCCCAGACCTCAGGAGAAGGACAGCGGCGGTCCAGTCTTTCAGTATGTCGGCCAGCACAAAAAACCTAACCACAAAGTGTTTGTCTGGGGCTTCAGCTTCACTGGTGCTCTGGGTATCCCGAGCTTTGTGGTGCCGGACAGCGGCAGGAAGAAACCCAGAAGATACCAGCTAACTCCTTACAGGCTGGAGACTGCAGAACAG ATCTCCTCTGCTGCTTGCGGTTATGGCTTCACTCTCATCTCCTCCTCGACAAAAGATGTAATCAAGCTGTGGGGCATGGGCCTGAACAAGGACTCTCAGCTAGGCTTCCAACGCACACAACACAGCCGCC atcAGAGCTATGACTATGTACTGGAGCCGTCCCCCGTGGCTCTTCCTCTTGTCGAGCCTCAGCAGACCAGAGTGGTTCAGGTCTCATGTGGCCGCGCTCACTCTCTGGTTCtcacagacagagagggag TGTTCAGTATGGGGAACAACGCGTACGGACAGTGTGGGAGGAGGATAGTGGAAGATGAAGTCTACAG CGGCAGCCACGTCATACACAAGATCGATGGCTTCAGCAGCAGAGTCGTCCAG GTAGTGTGTGGACAGGACCACAGCCTCTTCCTCACTGACACAGGAAAGGTCTTCTCATGTGGATGGGGTGCAGATGGGCAGACGG GTTTGGGACACCAAAATGTTAGCTCCAACCCAGTGGAGGTGGGCGGAGATCTGGCTGGGGTGGAAGTGCAGCAGATCAGCACGTATGGAGACTGCAGCCTCGCCGTGTCCAGAGATGGAGAGCTGTTTGGATGGGGAAACACTGAATACCTACAGCTGGCATCTGTCACAGAGACCACACAG ATCAACTCTCCTCGTCATCTTCCTCTGAAAGGCTGTGGGAAGGTGGTTCAGGCGGCATGTGGAGGGACACAGGTGGCCATCCTTAACG ACAGAGGAGAGGTGTTTGTTTGGGGTTATGGTATTCTTGGAAAAGGCCCCAAACTCTCAGAGTCTTCGACCCCAGAGATGATTCCCCCCACACTGTTTGGATGCTCAGAGTTTAACCCCTCAGTCTCCGTCACCAGGGTCAGGTGTGGGCTCAACCACTTCGCTGCAGTGACAG ATCGAGGCGAGCTCTTCGTTTGGGGGAAGAATGTGAGAGGATGTTTGGGCATTGGGAAGAGAGATGACCAGTACTTCCCGTGGAGA GTGACTGTTCCGGGTCAGGTGGTGGATGTAGCGTGTGGCGTCGACCACATGGTGGCGCTGGTGAAGTCCCTCCTCTGA
- the tlcd5b gene encoding TLC domain-containing protein 5, with the protein MPVLEVICSLIGWLSLYLFFCWKFPHRGREWNCRLVTLSHGVVIVLLTAYVIFIDGPWPLTHAGTENTDLQILSLAVCLGYFFFDMGWCICNRTEGPVMLAHHAASIVGIMLTLLMGVSGCETCGVIFGSEITNPLLQTRWFIRQVGLYEGLLGDAVDLLFIFLFATVRVGVGTVMFYCELTSPRTHLVMKLGGVVMYGLAWVFMVDIAKFGYKKSKAKYKRWRENHRLEETNSPKVDEVSDKNN; encoded by the exons ATGCCAGTCCTGGAGGTGATCTGCAGCCTGATTGGCTGGTTGTCTCTctacttgtttttttgttggaaGTTTCCTCACAGGGGGCGTGAGTGGAACTGCCGGCTCGTCACTCTGTCCCACGGGGTCGTCATTGTGCTGCTGACAGCGTACGTCATCTTCATAGATGGGCCCTGGCCCCTCACACATGCAG GCACAGAAAACACTGATCTGCAGATCCTCTCCCTGGCCGTCTGCCTCGGCTACTTCTTCTTTGACATGGGCTGGTGTATTTGCAACCGAACCGAGGGCCCCGTCATGCTGGCTCATCATGCTGCGAGCATTGTCGGCATCATGCTGACTCTGCTCATGGGGGTGTCCGGCTGTGAAACCTGTGGAGTCATCTTTGGCAGCGAGATCACCAACCCCCTGCTGCAGACCCGCTGGTTCATCCGACAGGTTGGCCTGTATGAGGGACTGCTGGGGGACGCTGTGGACctactttttatctttttgtttgCCACTGTGAGGGTGGGGGTAGGTACGGTGATGTTTTATTGTGAGCTCACCTCTCCAAGGACACACCTGGTAATGAAGCTGGGTGGAGTGGTGATGTATGGACTGGCCTGGGTGTTCATGGTGGATATCGCCAAATTTGGCTACAAGAAAAGTAAGGCCAAGTATAAAAGGTGGAGAGAGAACCACAGGCTGGAAGAGACAAATTCGCCAAAAGTGGATGAAGTTTCAGACAAAAACAACTGA